The nucleotide sequence AGAACGTGTGGCTTCGGTGCAAAGCGCACAACGATCTCGCGGCGGAAGAGGACTTCGGCGAGGCGCACATGGCGCGCGTCAAGGGCGAGGTTCCGCCTTAGATGGTGCGGCGACCTTTGTTCTCGAGGCGGTGCCAACGCGCACCGGCCTGGATGGTGCGGCGCACCTTGTTTCTCAAGGCGGGGGCTGCGCGCACCGGCCTGGATGGTTCGTTCGCGCGTCTCAAGGCCGTGCCAGCGCGCACCAGCCTGGTCCCGATGCGCAGCGACCGTTGAAGCACACGCCACAGTCGCAGTCGGTGTCGCCCTTGCAGCTCAGGAGGCGAAAATCGCGCACTCGGGCGCAATCGCGCACTTCGCGTAGCCGCTCACTTGTGCGCCAAGCGAACCACGGTGCAGCTGCGGCCCCAGCGCTGGCGAATCGCGCCGCCGCGCTCGCTGTCGGAGCGGCGCAGGGTCACGGCCAGCTCCGTCGGTCGCCCCGAGGGCGCCACGCTGCGCCAGGGCAACGCGATCGTGACGCCCCACTCTTCGTCTTCCTTCTCGTCGCTGTCCACGTCGCCGTCCACGTCGAAGCCCGCTCGAATGCCAAGAGCCTTGCAGTCCTTCGCGCCCTGGAACGTGCAGTCGAGTTTGCCTTGCGGAGCAGCTTCGATCACGAGTCTGCCCGGCGAAGCAGCTGGGATGCGACGCGCGTCGACGAGTTTGCCTTGCGGAGCAGCTTCGATCTCGAGCTTGCCTTGCAGCGGAGCTTCGACGCGGCGCGCGCCGACGAGCTTGCCTTGCGGCGAAGCGTCGCCGCGACGCGTGTCGTTGGGTTTGCCTTGCGGCGCGGCTTCGATGCCGCCGTCGAACTCGAGGGTCACTCGATCCGTCGAGCGCAGATTGTCGTCCGCCACGTAGATCTGCAGATACAGCGCCTTTTCGTCCCAGCTGGCGCGCGCTTCGGTGTGAGCCACGGAACCGTTGCCTCGCTCCGCCACGAAGGCCTCGGTGCGGGTGGCTTCGCGCCACACGTCTTGATCCAACTTGCCGTTGATCGCAGGCGTGCCGCGCTTGGCCAACAGCGCGACGCAAGGCGACGCGGGCGCACTCACGGCGATCGTCGTGCCGCTCGCTGCGCCGCTCGCAGCGCCGCTCGCCCCCGTTTGCGCAGACGCGGCACCTTGGGTCGGCGTTGACGCTTTGCCCGCAGCAGACGCCGTCTCCGCGCCGCTCGCTGCACCCTTGCCCGGCGCTTCGGAACTCGCACTGCTGCTCGGCGCATCCGACTTCTTACCGCAGCCGAAGAGCGACGCCGCGAGCGCTGTGGTGAGCGCGACCGCGGTGAGCGAGACGCCGGTGAGCTCGAGGGCAGCCAGTGCCACAGGAATGAAGGAGCGCACGCAGGTCACGGTACCGTGAAGCTCTTCAGGGGCTTGGCGATGCTGCCCGCTTTGTATTGGCGCACGCGGAAGCCGCCGCCCGCCAGTTGATGGATGGTGGCGAAGCCGTGTTGCTGCCCCGCGCGCGTGATCGGCGCGCCGCCCAGACCTTCGATCAGCTGCCTTTTGCTCGGCGTGTACTCCCAAAAGTGACGGTGCCCCACCAGCAGCATGTCGTACTTCGCGCCCTTCAGGATCTTGTCCATCTCGGTGGTGCAGGGTGCATCGGAACCCATGGGTTGATGGCGCGCCACGAAGGTGTAGGTAGTCGGCTTGTCGAGCTGGTTCTGCAGCCAGGTCTTCTGCGCGCTGCTCCAAGCGTTGCAGGCCGTGATCAGGAACTTCGAGGTCCACTTGCCGTTCACGTCGTCGATCTTGATGGCGTAGTAGGGCTTGGACTTGCCCAGGGGTTTGACCAACTTGTTGAGGAAGGCGTTGTAGCTCTTGTTGTTGGTGGCTCCGGCGCAGTTGCCGTTGTTGCCGCCGCACTCGTGATTGCCCAGGGACGCGAAGACGGTGCCCGAGTAGTTGTTCCGTGCCTTCACGTACAAGTCGAGTTGCTTGGCGCCCTCGGAGCCCTGGGGCTTGGCGAACATGTAGTCGCCGGTGGCGATCACGAACTGGGGTCGCGGCTTCAGCGCTTGGAAGTCCTTGTAGATCTGCGTGATGGTCTTGGTCGGGTAGTTCTTGGTGCCGTCGCTGCCCGGGGGGCGCGTGTCACCGACGACGGCGAACCGCAAGCGCGAGACTTGTCCGCCGCTCGCATCCACGCCAGGTTCTGGCCCTGCGTCCGCGCCAGGTTCCGGCCCTGCGTCCACGCCCGCGTCCAGGTCCTCCTCGCCGCCATCGTCGCCCGCGTCGACTTCGGGCTCCACGCACTCGCCGGAGATCAGATCGCAGGTGGTTCCCGCGGCGCAGATACCGCAACCGTTGGAACCACAGCTGCCGTTGGAGGGCGCACACACCGAAACCGGAGTGCCATCTTCGCGGAACGCCTCGATGCACGTCTCGTTTGCGTTGCACGCGCCCTGATCACACAGCCGTCCACAGTAGTCGCTCCCCGCGTACTGCACGCAAGCGGCGTCGGGGCCGCATTCCGAAGACTCGGTGCAGGGCGTGCACGTCGAAGCGCTGCCGTCCGTGGCGCTGCCGTCCGTCGTCGCGTCGACGCTGGCGTCCGAACCGTCCAGTTCCGCCTCGTCGCTCGCTTGCCCGCAACCCGCCACGAGTAGCGCGCCCAAGATGAACGTCATTGTTACTTCTCGTCGCGTCATTGCTGCGGCCAACTCTGCAAGGGCCACGCCACGCGCAGCACGCGGACGCAAAGCCTGCTTTTCCGCGCTGCTGGCGGCAAGCATCGTTCTTGCGCGCCAAGCCGGCCCTCCGCTGCCAACAACCCGAGCCAACCCCAGCTTGGCGCCCTGCCAAGCACCGGTTGGCGGTTGACTCAGCGCTCAGTCGGCTTAGTCTGGCGTCGGAGGATCTCTTCCAGCTCCTCGACGATGAGTGCTGCCCAGCCTGTGGGTTCGAGTTGCGGAACAATGTCTACGTCGTGCGTCAGGCGGCGGCTGCCGTGCGCGCGTGCGGCAACTCCCCCAACGATTACGAACTCGACGTCACACGCCGCGAGCTTCTTCAGAAGCTCGAGGAAGTCGATGGCCATCCGCTTCGTGTTGCTCCTTCATGGCCGAGCGCAACCGGCGTGCGGCCTCGACGGCTCTCGACAGTGAGTCGATGCGTTGCACGAAGGTCTCCGCAGTGAGCGGCGCGATGGACTCCTGGTCGGGCGCGACCCCTGTCCAATCGACGGCATCCGCATCAGTAGCCACGAAGTGAGTGTGTGTCGGCGCTTGCCCTGCTGCAAGTCCATCGCAGCTTCGGTGGTGTCCACCGCAGCCTTGGTGGCGCCCAGCGCAGCTTTGGCGGTCGACTCGCGCGCCCAGCCCGCTCCTTGAGCTATAACGGCCTTGCCATGCGCTATTGCGTGTCCGCTCTTGCAGTCTTGTTCGTCGTGTTCTTCGCGAACAGCGCGCACGCCGAAGACGACTGGTTCGGCCAGGACAAGGCGCTGCACTTTGGCGCGTCGGCGACCATTGCGGGCGGAGGCTACGCGCTGTCGACCACGTTCTTGGAGCCGCGGGTGCAGCGGGCGCTCTTTGGCGGCGGGCTCGCGCTGGTCGCGGGTGCCGGCAAGGAAGCCTATGACGCCACGGGTGCGGGCTCACCGAGCTATCGCGACTTCACCTGGGACGTGATCGGCGCCGCGACCGGCGTCGCCATCGCGTGGCTCATCGATCTCGCGATCGCCGGCGACCCGCCCGCGCGCCGCCCAGCTGAAAGCACGAGCGCGCGCCGGCGCTGAACCATCCCGCCATTGTCCCACCTGGGCAACGGGGCCTATCATTCCCGCGCAATGACGATCCAGTTCAGCCAGGAGAGCTTGCTTGCGCCCATGTCTGTGCTGTTCAGTCAGCCTCGGCAGGTGAAGTTCCAGGACGTCGACGCCGCGGGGACCATCTACTTCGCGCGCATGTTCGAGTATTTCAGCGACGCGTATCTGGCGCTGCTGCAAGAGTCGCAGTTGGACGTCGTGGGCATGTTGGAGCGTCGCGAAGGCGCGGCCCCACTGGTGCACGCCGAAGCGGACTACCTGGCGCCGCTCTTCTTCGGCGACGCCGTAATCGTCGAAGTGGTGCGCGCCCACCTGGGAAGCTCCAGCACGCGCTTCGGCTATCGCGTCAAGAAGACCGACGGCAAGGTCGCCGCTCTGGGCCAGACGCATCACGTCTGGATCGATCGCAAAGAGTTCAAGCCCCGCGCGATCCCGGAAGCGCTGCGTGACTTCCTGCTCGCCCGCGGCGCCACCGTGGCGGCCGAGCATGGCGAGGCTTGACGGCGGGCGAGCACGGCGAGCTTGACGGCGGCCGAGCAGGGTGAAGCTTGACGGCCGAGTGCATGTTCGTCGTTCGCGTTGTCACCGAAGCGCCGCGGCGTTACGGTGGCGCATGCGACGGCTAGCAACGATGTTGACGGCGGTCATCGCCATCGCGATGACCGGGGCATGTGGATCCGACGATAGCTCTTCGGGAGGACAGGGCGCATCGAGCGGAAGCGGCGGCAGCGGTGGTGGCAGCAGTGGCAGCGGTGGCAGCGGTGGCCAAGCGGGCGGCGCATCCGGCAGCGGTGGGCAGACGGGTGGAACCGCCGGAACGGGCGGCGGCGCAGGTGGCAATGCGACGCGCCCCGCTTACAACACGGGCACGGGCTTCTTCGTGCTCGACGGCAAGCTCTACGATGCGAACGGCGTCGAGTTCCGCATGCGCGGCGTGAACAAGGTGCACTACGACTTGGCCTCGCCTGGCATCGCGAAGAGCCACGCCAACGCCGAGCGCTGGGTGGTCTACGACTTCAACAAGACCACCGAGAACCAAGCGGTGATGCAGGGCATCATCGACGCGAAGATCGTGCCCATCCCTGGCGCCTGGGAAGGAACCTGCAAGCCGGAAGCGTCCTTTCTCGACTCGATGGTCAGCACCTGGGTGGCGCAGGCGTCGATCTGGAACGCCTACGAGAAGTACATGATCCTCAACATTGCCAACGAGTGGGGACCCTCGGCGTCGGATGGCGCGGGGTGGCGCGACGCCTACATCACGGCCATCGGCAAGCTGCGCGCAGCTGGCTACAAGTGCACGATCTCGATCACCTCCGGCGGCTGCGGTCAGGACAACGGCGATCTGGTGACGTACGCCAAGGAAGTCTTCGACGCGGATCCCGAAAAGAACGTGATCTTCGACCAACACATCTACGGTGGCTGGGCCAACGGCAACGGAGAGAGCTGGCAGACGGATCTGAAGACCGGCTTCGACGCGCTGCAGTCCCTCGGCCTGGTCGTGATGATCGGCGAGCTAGGTCCCGGGCGCAGCATTGGACCGTCGCCCACGGACATGGATCCCTTGTTGATCGTGGCCGAAGCCGAGAAGCGCGGCTTTGGTTGGTTGGCCTGGGCCTGGGACGACAACAACCTGCCCAACGCCAAGGCCGACGACAACTGGTTCTCCCTGACCTACGATCCGTCCACCGGCTACGCGACCGGCAACGCCGACGACCTGACGATCTTTGGCAAGCAGATCGTGCTCGACGCGACCTACGGGCTCGAGGCCCTGGCGAAACCCGCGACGATCTTCTGAGGCGGATTCTCTCAGCCCGCGAACCCTTTTGTGCTTTGGTTGGCTCTACCTCCCGTGAGCCTCACTCGTCGACATCTCCTCGCCTCCTTGCCCATCGCGGTCCTGGCCGCTTGTGAGCAGAAATCCACGTCCAGTTCCGGCGGCGGCGCCAAAACGCGCCCGTCTCTCGGGCCGATGATGAAGCCAGCGGATCTGGCGAAGCGTCTGAACGACGTGAAGTCAGGGAAGATCTCCGTGCTCTACGTCGGACCGGAGATCCTCTTCGAGCATGGCCACGTGCCCGGTGCGCTAAGGCTGCCCGAAGCTGGCACCGACGCGGGCTACCAAGCGCTGGTCAAAGCCATCGCGAAGACGCCGAAGGACGTCGAGCTGGTCGTGTACTGTGGCTGCTGCCCGTACCGAAGCTGTCCCAACGTGCGCCCCGCCAACGAAGCCCTGCACGCATCGGGTCGCAAGAACTTCCACCTGTTGGATCTCCCGACGAACTACAAGACGGACTGGAAAGACAAGGGCTACCCCTCCGAGCGCAGCGGCTAGCTGTCGCGGAAGATTTGTTCGGCGCACGCGTCGCCAGGCTTGGTGTAGCGTGGGCGGCCCATGGACGTACTCAAGACCTTTCACTCCTTTTCGGGGCGCCAGTTGGTGGTCAAGCACGCGTCGACTGCCACCGGCACGAACATGGAGTTCTCGCTCTATCTGCCGCCCGCGGCCGAACAAGGCAAGGTGCCGTTGCTCGTCTATCTCTCGGGGTTGACTTGCACTTGGGAGAACGCCACGACCAAGGCGGGCTTTCAGCGCGACGCGTCCGAGCTCGGGATCGCGGTGCTCTGTCCCGATACCAGCCCGCGCGGCGAAGGCGTGCCGAACGACGCCGCGTACGACTTGGGCCAAGGCGCGGGCTTCTACTTGAACGCGACGCAGGCGCCCTGGTCCCAGCACTTCGCCATGGAGCGCTACGTCGTGGAGGAGCTGCTCGCACTGGTGTGCGACGGCTTTCCCATTGACGCTGGGGCGATCGGCATCACGGGTCATTCCATGGGCGGTCACGGCGCGCTGACCCTGGCCTTTCGTCACCCGGATCGCTTCAAGAGCGTGTCGGCGCTGTCGCCGATCGTGGCGCCCACGCAGGTGCCCTGGGGGCAGAAGGCGTTCGCTGCCTATCTCGGCGAGGATCGCGCTGCCTGGGCCGAGCACGATGCTTGTGAGCTCGTGAGGCGTGGCGCTCACCCTTCGCGGATCCTGATCGACCAAGGTCGCGGGGACGAGTTCCTGCAGCGCGAGCTTCGGCCAGAGCTATTCGTGGACGCCGCCAAGAACGTGGACCAGGCCCTGGAGCTGCGCCTGCACGACGGCTACGACCACTCCTACTACTTCATCGCCAGCTTCATGCCGGATCATCTGCGCCATCACGCGAAGCTGCTGCGCGGCTGACGCGCTTCACGGGTCGGCTGTTCATCATGCCAAGACGCTGCACGGCTGCGCCGCCGCGGCGCCAAAAGCGACGCACTCGGCGCCGCGAGCCGCTTTCCCTTGCGGTTCGCGCCCTTCGTCCCCATGCTCCCCCTACACAGGGGGAAGAGAGCCAATCATGAGCCAGAGCTATCAACCGTCTTTCACGCGTGAGCGTGCCGCCGCGGGCAACCTCGTGGAGCGCCGCGCGCGCTTCATCGTCCGCACCTACAACCACCTGTTCCTAGCGATCTTGGCCTTCGCGGCCATCGAGATCGCCCTCTTCAAGTCCGGCCTGGCGCCGATCATCGCCCAGGCCATGGTGGGCACGAGCTGGATGCTCGTGCTCGGCGGTTTCATGGTCGTCTCTTGGCTGGCAAGCCGCGTCGCTCACACCTCGACGTCGAAGCCTGCGCAGTACGCCGCCCTCGGCGGGTTCGTGGTGGCTGAAGCGATCATCTTCGTGCCGCTGCTCTTCATCGCGCAGCACTACGCCCCCGGCGCCATTCAGAGCGCGGGCATCGTGACCATGGTCGGCTTCGCTGGTCTCACCGCCATCGCCTTCACCACGCGCAAAGACTTCTCGTTCCTGGGCAGCTTCCTGCGCTGGGGTGGACTCTGCGCGCTGTTGCTCATCGGCGCTTCGATCCTGTTCGGCTTCAAGCTGGGCACCTTCTTCAGCGTGGGCATGGTCGCCTTCGCCGGCGCAGCGATTCTGTACGACACCTCGAATGTGCTTCGTCACTTCCCCGAGGACCGCTACGTGGGCGCCGCCTTGGAACTGTTCGCCTCCGTGGCGCTCATGTTCTGGTACGTGCTGCGCCTGTTCGTCGCGGCGCGCGACTGAGCGGGTGACGCCGTCAGGTCCGGCAGATCGGAGGTGGCCGCCCGCCAGTGGCCACCGCCGGGCATGCCAGCACGCCACACGCAAAAACCTCGACGCAACCGTTGGCATGGCAGTCGCACTTGGGTGGGCAGCCAAGCCCGTCCACGCGAGGTACAATGACGAATATGAGTGACTCTTCGGCATGGGTAGACGTGCGCTACCGAGTGCAACCGAGTGCCGACGCGTGGATCTTGCCGGAGGTCCCCGTGCCCGAGTCTCGCCCCCACGACAAGTTGTCGCGCCATCTAGCGGATGTGTTCGAAGCCTGGGTGGCGCGCACCGGCCTCGATGCCATCGTCGGACACAACCTTGCGGTGCGCTGGGTGAAGGCGAATCCCAAGATCGGGATCGACCCGGATGTGGCGCTCATCACGCCGGCGCCCCCTCAGGAGCACCAACTGCAGAGCCTGTGCACCTGGAAGGCGGGGCACGCGGTGCCGCGCTTGGCGATCGAGGTAGTGAGCAAGCATCATCCCTACAAGGACTATCGGGACCTCCACGAACGCTACGGCGCGAGTGGAGTGGGGGAGCTGTGGGTCCTGGACCCAGAGGGGCATGGTCCGACGTCTCTCGGCGGACCAGTTCCGATTCAACAGTGGGTGCGGCGTGATCGTGTCTTCGAGCGAACACACTTTGGGGCCGGACCCATCTTCTCCGAGGCCATCGGCGCATGGCTGTGGTCGGATCCGCTGCGCATCACAGACGACGAAGACGGCAGCGATGTCTGGCTCACGGCCGAGCAAGCTGCGCTGGCCGCCGAGCAAGCCGCGCTGGCCGCCGAGCAAGCCGCGCTGACCGCTAAGCAGGCCGCACTCGTCGAGCGAGAAGCCGAACGCGCCGCCAAGGAAGAGGCCCTCGCCCAACGCGACGCCGCTGAAGCGCGAGCCGCCGAGCTGGAGCGCAAGCTCGCGAGACGCGAGGAGCGCTGAGCACCACTACGCTTTTGCCCCCAATTCGATCACGTGCTCGATGCCGATGGCGTCGAGGAATTCGGGATCGTGACTCACCACCACGAGACCACCGGGCCACGCGGCGAGAATGGATTCCAGCGCTGCGACCGCAACGAAGTCGAGGTCGTCCGTCGGTTCGTCGAGCACGAGCAGTTCGATGGGCGGCTCGCGCTGGAAGGCGCAGATCAGCGCGGCGCGCACGCGTTCGCCAGGGCTCAGCGATGCGAGGGGACGCGCGGCCAAGGCGAGAGGAAACCCGTGCAGCGCGAGCTTCTGCACCGCCGCTTCCGGCGAACAGCTGCGGGCCAGCACGTCGAGCACGCTTTCGCGGCAGCGCCAGTTCTCCGCGTTCTGGGCGACGTAGGCGACGCGATCACCGTGGCACGTGACCTGGCCGCCGCCGGACGCACGCTCTTTCGTCAGCATGTCGAGTAGCGTGGTCTTGCCCGCGCCATTCGGCCCGACCACGGCGATGCGCTCTCGTGCGATGGATAGGTCGATGTTGGCGAACAATCCCCGTGCGCAGAGGTCCTTCGCCAGGATCACCGGGAGGCCTGTCTGCGGCAGCGTCGGCATGGCAAGCTCGAGGGGAAGCTTGACGCTCAGCGCTCGTCGCGTGCTCTTCACCCAGTCGCGCATCTTGCCGATGCGATCGCGCTGCAGATGCATGCGCTTTGCCTGACTGACTTGCTTGTAGCCACGCTTGGCATTGAGGCGACTGCGGGCCGGGCACCGCCCCAACTCGCGAACGCGACCCACGTTCTTCTTGCGCTGACGTCGCCGGCGGTCCGCCTCGATGTGCTGTTCCTTGTTCAACAGCTGGGAAAGATTGCGCAGGTATCGCTCCGACGCCCTTGCTTCGACTTCCGCAAGCTCCGCCACCAGCTCGTCGAAGCTGCCTTCGAAGGCGCGACAGCCCGACTCGGACACGACGACGAAGTCACGAAACAAGCGCAAGAGCCGTCGGTCGTGCGTCACTACCAACAGCGCTTCCGGCCAGTCGCGAAGCCAGTCCGCCAGCCACTCGACTCCGTCGCGATCCAGATCCCGAGTCGGCTCGTCCAGCAACAGCAGCTCCGGGCACCGAGCGCGAGCCTGCTCCAACGCTTTGCGCCGACGCTCGCCGGGGCTGGCGCCATCGCCACTCAGATCTTGGCGCACGAAGGCAATCCTGCCGCCGCGATCGATGTGACCGCGCTCGGGAGCATCGCCGCTGGCAAGGAGCTCGAGCAGCGAAGACTTGCCCACGCCGTTGCGACCCACCAGCGCCACGCGTTCCCGCCCCAGGCTCAGGGACAGATCGCGAAACAGGGGCCGCCCCGTGGGTGAGTCGAGACAGAGATCTCGAACGCTCAAGATGGGTGTCATCGTGACCTCCGGACCAACTCGATGATGCGCGCGACGACTTCGGGTTCCGCCTCGAGCTCGAAGCTGATGCCCTGCGCGCGCGCAGTGGTGCTCGACACGCGACAGCGCGCGTGCACGAGGTCCATCGCCTCCTTCGCGGCGTAGGGGACGAACAGGGTGCGCGCTTGCTCTTCGTTGCGCACTTTGACCAGGATTCGCTCGCGAAGCTCTGCCGCGGCCTGCGCATCGTGCGCGCTCAGCGCGAACACGTCGTGTGCTCCGCTCCACTGCTGCAACGTCGCTTCGTCCATGGGCGTCGGCAGCAGGTCGATCTTGTTGAGCACCAAGATGCGGGGCACTGCGTCGGCGCCCAGGCGTTCGAGTACGCGCTGGGTCGTTTCGAGATGCAGCGCGAGTTCCGGGTCCGAGCTGTCGACCACGATTAGCAGCAACGACGCCTCGCGCACCTCGCCCAGGGTGGACTCGAAGCTCGCGAGCAATTGCTCCGGCAGACGGCGAATGAAACCGACGGTGTCGCTCAAGAGCACCTCCTTGCCGTGACGACTCAGACAGCGACTCGTCGTGTCCAGGGTCTCGAAGGGACGGTTGCGCACCGACAGCTCTGCGCTGGTCAGCGCGTTCATCAGCGACGTCTTGCCGGCGTTGGTGTAGCCGACGAGTGCCACGCGGTGACAGCGCGACCGTTTCTTGCGTTGTAGTCGATCTGCCTCCGCCAGTCGCGCCAGACTGCGTCGCAGCACTGCCAAGCGACCATCGAGACGTCGAGCCAGGAGCTCCGACGCCGTTTCACCGGGACCGCGCGCCTTCATCATGCCGGCGGCCTGCTGATCCATGTCCAGCCCGATGCCGCGGATGCGGGGGCGCAAGTACTGGAGGTGTGCGATCTCCACTTGCACGCGTGCGCGCTCGGTCGTGGCGTGCTTCTGGAACACGTTGAGGATCACCGCCTCGCGGTCGCACACGGAGATCCCCGCCACGTCCTCCAAGTTGCGAGCTTGCGAAGGCGTGAGGGCCGCGTCGAGCACGAGCAGATTCGCGCCCGAGTCTCGCGCCTGCTGCCCGATGCGGTGAGCCGCACCTTTGCCCAGCAGCGTGCGCGGATCTGGAGTGAGCAGGTCCAGGGTTTCCTGGCCCACGACGCGGTCGCCCTGGGCCTCCACGAGTCCGAGGATCTCCGCCAGGTTCGCGGGCTGACCGCGCATCGAGACGGCGACGACGTAGCAGCGATTGGCCGCACCCAAACGCTCCGGCGCGGCCGGCGCTTCGCGGCGCGTCCAGTGTTCGATGATCTCCTCGAGCCGCCCCTCGTCCGCCAAGGGTGCTTCGGCGTGTTCTGCAATCGGTTTGGAATGAACCTTCATGACCAGCTCCCGGGCGCAGCAGCGCCCACGCGCGCCCTCAGACCGGACGACGCACTTCTTCCGCAGCGCTGCTCGAGCCATGCGATCGCGCGGCAATCACCGAACGTGATCGCACTGCGCGAGCAACGCGTTCAGGCACTCACCGCAGATCGGCAGTGGCGCCGAGTTCGCGCGCTCCATGCGAGCCACTCGAATCGTCCAAGCAGAGAGCCACGCGCGCCACGAGGGTTGCGTGCGTCCGTGAGCGGCCGACGCGCAATCCTCCTGCGTTCACCAAACCGCACAAAAAGCGGCGGAAACGCAGCGTGTTCGACTTCGCGGGCGTCGGGGGAACCGACGCACCGACCACAAGATCGAACTAGAGGAACTCTGCTGCCAGGCCCATAGTGAAAGCGATTATAGGCGCTTCGCTCGTAGAAGCAAGCGCGAAGGATCCGGACGCGCCAACGCGTTCTCTCTTTGCGCCAGGCGACGCAATACTCGCAGTGCGTTTGCCTCACGCGCGCTACCACAACGAGGGAGCATGGCGTTGGAGGTTCGGATGCGTGGTAGCTCAAGTGCAGGAGCAGTGTTGTGCGCCTTGTCGGTGGCCGTTTGGATCCCCGCTTGTTCGGATCCTGGTGCGCCCGAGCTTTCGGAGCCGTTGGACCGAGTCCGGCAAGCTGCCGGGGTGATTCACACCGTCTGCCCGACCGGATCGCCGCAAGGCCCCTGTGAGTACTCGTCTCCCGCTGCCTGTGCCATTGGCAGTACCGTGGCCGATGGCGACACTTGCCTGGTCAAGGGCGGCACGTACTACGAGACCGTTGCACTCTCCGTCTCACCGCTGGTTCTCAAGGCCGATCTCAGCTTCCGCTGCGACGTCGGACAGAAGTGCGTGATCGACGGCGAAGGTGTACGTGACCACGCTTTCTACGGCTACGACGGCTGGCTGGTCGAGGGTTTCGAGATTAGGGGCACGCGCTCGCATGCCGTGGCGGCCTACGCCGGCGCGGAGCCCAGGGGACTGCGCGACTGCTACGTGCACGACGTCGGTGGGCGCGGCATCACCACGCTGAGCGGAAACACAGGCAAGGCCCTGACCGGAATCGTCGAGCGCAGCGTCATCGAGAACACCTGGGAGCACGGCATCGTCTGCATGGCGCCGAATCCCGCAGGTCCCATCATCATCAAGAACAATTTAGTGGTGAACGCCGGTATCGGAAACGGAAGCGGGATCCAGTGCGGCGACGACGGCGTCGCGACGCACAACACCGTCGATCAGCGCGATCGCACGCAACCTTGGTTCAGCCCGTCGCCCTACGGAATCATCGCCGGCACGGCTCAGTACAACTTGGTCGTCGGCGGCAACATCTCCATCTACCCGGCGACAGCCTCGAGCGAAAACCACGCCTTCGCCTGGGGCACGTCGGCCTACGGCAATGTCGCGCCCGGCAGCGGCGACACCACGGGTGACCCCTTGTTCGTCGGCCTGGAAGACCGCCACCTCGCGGTGCTGTCCCCAGCGGTGAGTACCGCACTCAGCTCGACCGAGACGGAAGATCTGGACAAGGCCGCGCGCCCCCAGGGCCCGCAGCGCGACAAGGGCGCCTTCGAGTACACCTCGGGCTACACCGCCAAGACTCCCGAGTGGCCCGTGCGCGAAGTGGTGGAAACGCTGAACGACGACAGTGGGCCGGCCATGGCCTACTGGCCTGGTGCAGGTCC is from Polyangiaceae bacterium and encodes:
- the hflX gene encoding GTPase HflX encodes the protein MKVHSKPIAEHAEAPLADEGRLEEIIEHWTRREAPAAPERLGAANRCYVVAVSMRGQPANLAEILGLVEAQGDRVVGQETLDLLTPDPRTLLGKGAAHRIGQQARDSGANLLVLDAALTPSQARNLEDVAGISVCDREAVILNVFQKHATTERARVQVEIAHLQYLRPRIRGIGLDMDQQAAGMMKARGPGETASELLARRLDGRLAVLRRSLARLAEADRLQRKKRSRCHRVALVGYTNAGKTSLMNALTSAELSVRNRPFETLDTTSRCLSRHGKEVLLSDTVGFIRRLPEQLLASFESTLGEVREASLLLIVVDSSDPELALHLETTQRVLERLGADAVPRILVLNKIDLLPTPMDEATLQQWSGAHDVFALSAHDAQAAAELRERILVKVRNEEQARTLFVPYAAKEAMDLVHARCRVSSTTARAQGISFELEAEPEVVARIIELVRRSR
- a CDS encoding ATP-binding cassette domain-containing protein produces the protein MTPILSVRDLCLDSPTGRPLFRDLSLSLGRERVALVGRNGVGKSSLLELLASGDAPERGHIDRGGRIAFVRQDLSGDGASPGERRRKALEQARARCPELLLLDEPTRDLDRDGVEWLADWLRDWPEALLVVTHDRRLLRLFRDFVVVSESGCRAFEGSFDELVAELAEVEARASERYLRNLSQLLNKEQHIEADRRRRQRKKNVGRVRELGRCPARSRLNAKRGYKQVSQAKRMHLQRDRIGKMRDWVKSTRRALSVKLPLELAMPTLPQTGLPVILAKDLCARGLFANIDLSIARERIAVVGPNGAGKTTLLDMLTKERASGGGQVTCHGDRVAYVAQNAENWRCRESVLDVLARSCSPEAAVQKLALHGFPLALAARPLASLSPGERVRAALICAFQREPPIELLVLDEPTDDLDFVAVAALESILAAWPGGLVVVSHDPEFLDAIGIEHVIELGAKA